The following coding sequences are from one Streptomyces sp. NBC_01485 window:
- a CDS encoding bifunctional [glutamine synthetase] adenylyltransferase/[glutamine synthetase]-adenylyl-L-tyrosine phosphorylase, whose protein sequence is MAPGRRSSTFTRLLRHGFTDPSAAERLLDGPELSPVRNDPVLLEALGDTADPDLALHGLVRLLEAQPGHTARRELLDTLIAAKPLRDRLLGVLGASAALADHLARHPRDWEALVMYEPRDLHPGVEEFERGLAGATDPVLLRVAYRRCLLAIAARDVCGTTELAETAAELADLATATLRAALGLARADAPDDAALCRLAVVAMGKCGGHELNYVSDVDVIFVGEAVDGADEGKALRAATKLASHMMRICSETTVEGSIWPVDANLRPEGRNGPLVRTLSSHLAYYQRWAKTWEFQALLKARPVAGDLALGAAYVAAVEPLVWKAAERENFVTDVQKMRRRVVENIPVAEVERELKLGPGGLRDVEFAVQLLQLVHGRADASLRSGTTLDALQALAAGGYVGRADAVQLDVAYRFLRSMEHRIQLYRLRRTHLVPESEAELRRLGRSLGLRTDPVVELGREWKRYAAMVRRLHEKLFYRPLLDAVAQLAPGESRLSPAAARERLVALGYADPASALRHLEALASGVSRKAAIQRTLLPVLLGWFADSADPDAGLLNFRKVSDALGKTPWYLRLLRDEGAAAENLARVLSAGRLAPDLLMRAPEAVALLGDGDGGGLEPRGRAQLEQEILSAVGRAEGAVQAVTAARGVRRRELFRTAAADIVGSYGTEAQPVEADQGALVDLVGGAVSDLTAATLAGTLRAVVREGWGDTLPTRFAVVGMGRFGGHELGYGSDADVLFVHEPRDGVDEREASDAANKVVSEMRRLLQIPSADPPLLVDADLRPEGKSGPLVRSLKSYAAYYRRWSLGWESQALLRAEPVAGDEELGRRFIELVDPLRYPAGGLGDDAVREIRRLKARMESERLPRGADPKLHTKLGPGGLSDVEWTVQLLQMRHGATEPGLRTTRTREALAAACGAGLISEEDAGTLGEAWVLATRVRNAVMLVRGRAGDTFPTDPRELVAVGRYLGYGPGRVGDMLDDYRRTARRARGVVDELFYAG, encoded by the coding sequence ATGGCGCCGGGGCGCAGGAGCAGTACCTTCACTCGGCTGCTGCGGCACGGCTTCACCGATCCGTCAGCCGCCGAGCGGCTGCTCGACGGGCCCGAGCTGTCCCCGGTGCGCAACGATCCGGTTCTGCTGGAGGCCCTCGGGGACACCGCCGATCCCGATCTCGCCCTGCACGGTCTCGTCCGGCTGCTGGAGGCGCAGCCCGGGCACACCGCCCGGCGGGAGCTGCTCGACACGCTGATAGCGGCCAAGCCGCTGCGGGACCGGCTGCTGGGGGTGCTGGGAGCGTCCGCCGCCCTCGCCGATCATCTGGCCCGGCATCCCCGCGACTGGGAGGCGCTGGTCATGTACGAGCCCCGGGATCTGCACCCCGGCGTGGAGGAGTTCGAGCGCGGGCTCGCCGGGGCCACGGATCCCGTGCTGCTGCGCGTCGCCTACCGGCGGTGTCTGCTGGCCATCGCGGCGCGTGACGTGTGCGGGACCACCGAGCTCGCCGAGACCGCCGCCGAGCTCGCCGACCTCGCCACGGCTACGCTGCGGGCGGCTCTGGGGCTGGCGCGGGCCGACGCGCCCGACGACGCCGCGTTGTGCCGGCTCGCCGTCGTCGCCATGGGCAAGTGCGGCGGGCACGAGCTGAACTACGTGTCGGACGTCGACGTCATCTTCGTGGGGGAGGCCGTCGACGGGGCCGACGAGGGGAAGGCGCTGCGGGCCGCCACCAAGCTCGCCTCGCACATGATGCGGATCTGTTCCGAGACCACCGTGGAAGGGTCCATCTGGCCCGTCGACGCCAACCTGCGGCCCGAAGGGCGCAACGGGCCGCTCGTGCGGACGCTGAGCAGTCATCTCGCCTACTACCAGCGGTGGGCCAAGACCTGGGAGTTCCAGGCCCTGTTGAAGGCGCGGCCGGTGGCGGGCGATCTGGCGCTGGGGGCCGCGTACGTCGCCGCCGTCGAGCCGCTGGTGTGGAAGGCCGCCGAGCGGGAGAACTTCGTCACCGACGTGCAGAAGATGCGGCGGCGGGTCGTCGAGAACATTCCGGTCGCCGAGGTCGAGCGTGAACTCAAGCTCGGGCCCGGGGGGTTGAGAGACGTCGAGTTCGCCGTGCAGTTGCTTCAACTGGTGCACGGGCGGGCCGACGCCTCGTTGCGCAGCGGGACCACGCTCGACGCGCTGCAGGCGCTCGCCGCGGGGGGTTACGTCGGGCGGGCCGATGCCGTCCAACTCGACGTCGCCTACCGGTTCCTGCGGTCCATGGAGCACCGGATCCAGCTCTACCGGCTGCGGCGGACCCATCTCGTACCGGAGAGCGAGGCCGAGCTGCGGCGGCTCGGCCGGTCCCTCGGGCTGCGGACCGATCCGGTCGTCGAACTGGGACGGGAGTGGAAGCGGTACGCGGCGATGGTCCGGCGGCTGCACGAGAAACTGTTCTACCGGCCGCTGCTCGACGCCGTCGCCCAACTCGCGCCCGGCGAGAGCCGGTTGAGCCCTGCGGCGGCCCGGGAACGGCTCGTCGCGCTCGGGTACGCCGATCCCGCCTCGGCGCTGCGCCACCTGGAGGCGCTGGCCTCCGGCGTCTCCCGCAAGGCCGCCATCCAACGCACCCTGCTTCCCGTGCTGTTGGGCTGGTTCGCGGACTCCGCCGACCCGGACGCGGGACTGCTGAACTTCCGCAAGGTGTCGGACGCGCTCGGCAAGACGCCTTGGTACCTACGGCTGTTGAGGGACGAAGGGGCCGCCGCGGAGAACCTCGCCCGCGTCCTGTCCGCCGGGCGGCTCGCCCCCGATCTGCTGATGCGGGCGCCCGAAGCGGTGGCGCTGCTCGGGGACGGGGACGGCGGGGGGCTCGAGCCGCGCGGGCGGGCCCAGTTGGAGCAGGAGATACTCTCCGCGGTCGGGCGGGCCGAGGGCGCTGTGCAGGCCGTCACCGCGGCGCGCGGGGTGCGCCGGCGCGAACTGTTCCGTACGGCCGCCGCGGACATCGTCGGCTCCTACGGCACCGAGGCGCAGCCCGTCGAGGCCGATCAGGGGGCTCTCGTCGACCTGGTGGGCGGAGCCGTGTCGGACCTCACGGCCGCCACGCTGGCCGGGACGCTGCGGGCGGTCGTGCGTGAGGGGTGGGGGGACACCCTTCCCACGCGCTTCGCCGTGGTGGGGATGGGGCGCTTCGGCGGGCACGAGCTGGGATACGGGTCCGACGCCGATGTGCTGTTCGTGCACGAGCCCCGGGACGGCGTCGACGAGCGCGAGGCCTCGGACGCCGCCAACAAGGTCGTCTCCGAGATGCGCCGGCTGCTTCAGATCCCCAGTGCCGATCCGCCGCTGCTCGTGGACGCCGACCTGCGGCCCGAGGGCAAGTCGGGGCCGCTCGTACGGTCGTTGAAGTCCTACGCGGCCTACTACCGGCGGTGGTCGCTGGGGTGGGAGTCACAGGCGCTGCTGCGGGCCGAACCCGTCGCGGGGGACGAGGAGTTGGGGCGGCGGTTCATCGAACTGGTCGATCCGCTGAGGTATCCGGCGGGCGGGCTCGGGGACGACGCCGTCCGGGAGATCCGGCGGCTCAAGGCTCGTATGGAGTCGGAGCGGTTGCCCCGGGGCGCTGATCCCAAGCTGCACACCAAGCTCGGGCCCGGCGGGCTCTCCGACGTGGAGTGGACCGTGCAGTTGCTCCAGATGCGGCACGGGGCCACGGAGCCGGGGTTGCGGACCACGCGCACCCGGGAGGCGCTCGCCGCCGCTTGTGGCGCCGGGCTCATCTCGGAGGAGGACGCGGGGACGTTGGGCGAGGCTTGGGTGCTGGCCACCCGGGTGCGTAACGCGGTGATGCTGGTGCGGGGGCGGGCCGGGGACACCTTTCCGACCGATCCTCGTGAACTGGTCGCTGTGGGGCGGTACTTGGGGTACGGGCCCGGGCGGGTGGGGGACATGCTGGACGACTATCGGCGTACCGCGCGGCGGGCCCGGGGGGTGGTGGACGAGCTGTTCTACGCGGGGTAG
- a CDS encoding alkaline phosphatase family protein produces the protein MSGSSLYRRSRAVVASALAFTAAAVGLWSGLGGSSSPARAAAGVPTPDHVVVVVFENHAYSQVIGASGAPYLNSLRTGGASLSQSYAETHPSQPNYFALFSGSTQGITDDGCYTPGFSSAPNLASELIAAGRTWASYNETLPSQGSTTCSSGKYARKHNPWFGFGNVPTSTAKTFAQFPTDYATLPHVSFVVPNLCSDMHDCSVATGDTWLKNNLGAYATWAKTHNSLLVVTFDEDNRLAGNRIPTVLYGQPVTAGSTSSTTYNHYDLLRTLEDGQGLTTHAGNAASATDITGIWAS, from the coding sequence GTGTCCGGCAGCTCCCTGTACCGCCGCAGCCGCGCCGTCGTGGCATCCGCACTCGCCTTCACGGCGGCCGCCGTCGGCCTGTGGTCCGGGCTCGGCGGCTCCTCCTCGCCCGCGCGGGCCGCGGCCGGCGTGCCGACCCCGGACCACGTGGTCGTCGTGGTCTTCGAGAACCACGCCTACAGCCAGGTGATCGGCGCCTCCGGCGCGCCGTACCTCAACTCGCTCAGGACCGGCGGGGCCAGCCTCTCCCAGTCGTACGCCGAGACCCACCCGAGCCAGCCCAACTACTTCGCCCTGTTCTCCGGCTCCACCCAGGGCATCACGGACGACGGCTGCTACACGCCCGGCTTCTCCTCGGCCCCGAACCTCGCCTCGGAGCTGATCGCGGCCGGCCGCACCTGGGCGAGCTACAACGAGACGCTGCCCAGCCAGGGCTCGACGACGTGCAGCAGCGGCAAGTACGCCCGCAAGCACAACCCGTGGTTCGGGTTCGGCAACGTCCCGACGTCGACGGCGAAGACGTTCGCGCAGTTCCCGACCGACTACGCGACGCTCCCCCACGTGTCCTTCGTCGTCCCCAACCTGTGCAGCGACATGCACGACTGCTCGGTGGCGACCGGCGACACCTGGCTGAAGAACAACCTGGGCGCGTACGCCACCTGGGCCAAGACCCACAACAGCCTCCTCGTCGTCACCTTCGACGAGGACAACCGCCTCGCCGGCAACCGCATCCCGACGGTCCTCTACGGCCAGCCGGTCACGGCGGGTTCGACCTCGTCGACGACCTACAACCACTACGACCTGCTGCGCACCCTGGAGGACGGCCAGGGCCTGACGACCCACGCGGGCAACGCGGCCTCCGCGACGGACATCACGGGGATCTGGGCCTCCTGA
- a CDS encoding MFS transporter: MYVADSRNVTHDPPGVTLSAEDAARPPAGRRRAAVAPTVLALGTVSLITDVSSEMVTAVLPLYLVAGLGLSPLGFGLLDGVYNGFSAVVRLAGGHLADRGGGRHKWVAGAGYALSALCKPLLLLAHTLTPIGLILAADRTGKGLRTAPRDALISLSSTPETRGRAFGVHRAMDTAGALLGPLAAFLILRATVDGYDAVFTVSFCVAVVGVLVLILFVPNTPKPPPPDAAEARERTARPTLRAALALLRHRDLRRITLCALLLGLATVSDSFVYLLLQHRLGVPDRWFALLPLGTAAAFLLLAVPLGRLADRIGRRRVFLTGHGALLLAYGLLLTSWHGPALPYAVLLLHGGFYAATDGVLMAAASDCVPEELRSSGLALVQTGQALARFVCSLAFGAAWTLWGDRTALMASTAALALCAAFSLTLRPTQEPATCP, from the coding sequence ATGTACGTGGCGGACAGCCGAAACGTGACACATGACCCACCCGGTGTCACATTGTCCGCGGAAGACGCCGCCCGGCCCCCCGCCGGGCGGCGCCGCGCCGCGGTCGCGCCCACGGTCCTCGCGCTGGGCACGGTCAGCCTGATCACCGACGTGTCGTCGGAGATGGTGACGGCCGTCCTCCCCCTGTACCTGGTGGCGGGCCTCGGCCTGTCCCCGCTGGGCTTCGGGCTCCTGGACGGCGTCTACAACGGCTTCTCCGCGGTCGTACGCCTGGCCGGCGGCCACCTCGCCGACCGGGGCGGCGGCCGTCACAAATGGGTGGCGGGGGCGGGCTACGCCCTCTCGGCGCTCTGCAAGCCCCTGCTGCTCCTGGCCCACACGCTGACCCCCATCGGCCTGATCCTGGCCGCCGACCGCACCGGCAAGGGCCTGCGCACGGCCCCGCGCGACGCGCTGATCTCCCTCTCGTCCACGCCGGAGACCCGTGGACGCGCCTTCGGGGTACACCGCGCGATGGACACGGCGGGCGCACTGCTCGGCCCGCTGGCGGCGTTCCTGATCCTGCGCGCGACGGTGGACGGCTACGACGCCGTGTTCACGGTCAGCTTCTGCGTGGCGGTCGTCGGAGTACTCGTACTGATCCTCTTCGTACCGAACACGCCCAAGCCACCCCCACCCGACGCGGCAGAAGCCAGAGAACGGACCGCACGCCCGACCCTCCGCGCCGCCCTCGCCCTCCTCCGCCACCGCGACCTGCGCCGCATCACGCTGTGCGCCCTGCTGCTGGGCCTGGCCACGGTCAGCGACTCCTTCGTCTACCTGCTGCTGCAACACCGTCTGGGCGTCCCCGACCGCTGGTTCGCCCTGCTGCCGCTCGGCACGGCGGCGGCGTTCCTGCTCCTCGCCGTGCCGCTGGGCCGGCTGGCGGACCGTATCGGCCGCCGCCGGGTCTTCCTCACCGGCCACGGAGCGCTGCTCCTCGCCTACGGGCTCCTGCTCACGTCCTGGCACGGCCCCGCGCTGCCCTACGCCGTCCTGCTCCTGCACGGCGGCTTCTACGCGGCGACCGACGGCGTGCTGATGGCGGCGGCCTCGGACTGCGTGCCGGAGGAACTGCGCTCGTCGGGACTGGCCCTCGTCCAGACCGGCCAGGCACTGGCCCGCTTCGTCTGCTCGCTCGCCTTCGGAGCGGCCTGGACGCTGTGGGGCGACCGTACGGCGCTCATGGCGTCGACGGCTGCGCTGGCGCTGTGCGCGGCGTTCTCCCTGACCCTCCGCCCGACCCAGGAGCCCGCCACATGCCCCTGA
- a CDS encoding TolB family protein, producing the protein MPLTPPPAPAPALRNRVLVLLAAVAVLAGVATASVLHASARAEQRNQVQAGGPKVTAGRITLTDTGRMVFRNMAWGPHRDELTTVPASDPAGPRTASGVKCLRFYAASGTGVCLQAVHGAVTDTYRALILDAHLKETARYDVPGIPSRARVSPTGRFAAWTAFVGGDSYAGTNFSTRTAIVDTRTGKPTPSLEAFRILKDGHDYHAADVNFWGVTFAADDRTFYATLATKGRTYLIKGDLSTRTATTLHTNVECPSLSPDGTRIAFKKRVKGLPKDAPWHLYVLDLRTLRETPLTEPRSVDDQPVWRNAHTIVYALPGDYGADLYTVPADGTGKPRRISTAAVSPAFVE; encoded by the coding sequence ATGCCCCTGACCCCACCCCCCGCCCCGGCCCCGGCCCTGCGCAACCGCGTCCTGGTACTCCTCGCGGCCGTCGCCGTCCTCGCCGGGGTGGCGACGGCCTCGGTGCTGCACGCGTCGGCGCGGGCGGAGCAGCGCAACCAGGTCCAGGCGGGCGGCCCGAAGGTCACCGCCGGCCGGATCACCCTGACGGACACCGGCCGCATGGTGTTCCGCAACATGGCCTGGGGCCCGCACCGCGACGAACTGACGACGGTCCCGGCATCGGACCCCGCCGGCCCGCGCACCGCCTCGGGCGTCAAGTGCCTCCGCTTCTACGCCGCTTCGGGCACCGGAGTCTGCCTCCAGGCGGTGCACGGCGCGGTGACGGACACGTACCGCGCCCTGATCCTCGACGCCCACCTCAAAGAGACGGCCCGCTACGACGTCCCCGGCATCCCCTCCCGCGCCCGCGTCTCCCCCACCGGCCGCTTCGCCGCCTGGACGGCGTTCGTGGGCGGCGACTCGTACGCGGGCACGAACTTCTCGACCCGGACGGCGATCGTGGACACGCGCACGGGGAAGCCGACCCCGTCCCTGGAGGCGTTCCGCATCCTCAAGGACGGCCACGACTACCACGCGGCGGACGTCAACTTCTGGGGCGTGACCTTCGCCGCGGACGACCGCACCTTCTACGCGACGCTGGCCACGAAGGGCAGGACGTACCTGATCAAGGGCGACCTGAGCACCCGCACGGCGACAACCCTGCACACGAACGTGGAGTGCCCGTCCCTCTCCCCCGACGGCACCCGCATCGCCTTCAAGAAACGGGTGAAGGGCCTCCCGAAGGACGCCCCCTGGCACCTCTACGTCCTCGACCTCCGCACCCTCCGCGAAACCCCGCTCACCGAACCCCGCAGCGTCGACGACCAGCCGGTCTGGCGCAACGCCCACACCATCGTCTACGCCCTCCCCGGCGACTACGGAGCGGACCTGTACACCGTCCCGGCAGACGGCACAGGAAAGCCGCGGCGCATCAGCACCGCGGCGGTGTCCCCTGCGTTCGTGGAGTAG
- a CDS encoding glutamine synthetase family protein, which translates to MDKQQEFVLRTLEERDIRFVRLWFTDVLGFLKSVAVAPAELEQAFDEGIGFDGSAIEGFARVYESDMIAKPDPSTFQVLPWRAEAPGTARMFCDILMPDGSPSFADPRYVLKRALARASDLGFTFYTHPEIEFFLLKDKPTDGSRPTPADYSGYFDHTPHNVGMDFRRQAITMLESMGISVEFSHHEGAPGQQEIDLRYADALSTADNIMTFRLVMKQVALEQGVQATFMPKPFSEHPGSGMHTHLSLFEGDRNAFYESGAEYQLSKVGRSFIAGLLKHAAEIAAVTNQWVNSYKRIWGGSERTAGAGGEAPSYICWGHNNRSALVRVPMYKPGKTGSARIEVRSLDTGANPYLAYAMLLAAGLKGVEEGYELPPGAEDDVWALSDAERRAMGIEPLPQNLGEALGLMERSDLVAETLGEHVFDFFLRNKKAEWEEYRSEVTAFELRKNLPVL; encoded by the coding sequence ATGGACAAGCAGCAGGAGTTCGTGCTCCGGACGTTGGAGGAGCGCGACATCCGGTTCGTACGGCTGTGGTTCACGGACGTGCTGGGCTTCCTCAAGTCCGTCGCCGTGGCCCCCGCCGAGCTCGAGCAGGCGTTCGACGAGGGCATCGGCTTCGACGGCTCCGCGATCGAGGGCTTCGCCCGGGTCTACGAGTCCGACATGATCGCCAAGCCGGATCCGTCCACCTTCCAGGTCCTGCCCTGGCGCGCGGAGGCCCCCGGCACCGCCCGCATGTTCTGCGACATCCTCATGCCGGACGGCTCGCCGTCCTTCGCGGACCCGCGGTACGTACTGAAGCGCGCCCTCGCCCGCGCCTCCGACCTGGGCTTCACCTTCTACACCCACCCGGAGATCGAGTTCTTCCTGCTGAAGGACAAGCCGACCGACGGCTCCCGCCCGACCCCGGCCGACTACTCCGGCTACTTCGACCACACCCCGCACAACGTCGGCATGGACTTCCGCCGCCAGGCGATCACCATGCTGGAGTCGATGGGCATCTCGGTCGAGTTCTCGCACCACGAGGGCGCCCCCGGCCAGCAGGAGATCGACCTGCGCTACGCCGACGCGCTCTCCACGGCCGACAACATCATGACGTTCCGCCTGGTCATGAAGCAGGTCGCGCTGGAGCAGGGGGTCCAGGCGACCTTCATGCCGAAGCCGTTCAGCGAGCACCCGGGCAGCGGCATGCACACGCACCTCTCCCTCTTCGAGGGCGACCGCAACGCGTTCTACGAGTCCGGCGCCGAGTACCAGCTCTCCAAGGTCGGCCGGTCCTTCATCGCGGGCCTGCTGAAGCACGCCGCCGAGATCGCCGCCGTCACCAACCAGTGGGTCAACTCCTACAAGCGCATCTGGGGCGGCTCCGAGCGCACGGCCGGTGCGGGCGGCGAGGCGCCGTCCTACATCTGCTGGGGCCACAACAACCGCTCCGCGCTCGTCCGCGTCCCGATGTACAAGCCCGGCAAGACGGGCTCCGCGCGCATCGAGGTCCGCTCCCTCGACACCGGCGCCAACCCGTACCTGGCGTACGCCATGCTGCTCGCCGCCGGCCTCAAGGGCGTCGAGGAGGGCTACGAGCTTCCGCCGGGCGCCGAGGACGACGTCTGGGCGCTGTCGGACGCCGAGCGGCGGGCCATGGGCATCGAGCCGCTCCCGCAGAACCTCGGTGAGGCGCTGGGCCTGATGGAGCGCAGCGACCTCGTCGCCGAGACGCTCGGCGAGCACGTCTTCGACTTCTTCCTCCGCAACAAGAAGGCGGAGTGGGAGGAGTACCGCAGCGAGGTCACGGCCTTCGAGCTGCGGAAGAACCTGCCGGTTCTCTAG
- a CDS encoding DUF6959 family protein — protein sequence MERIEAELFTTGGNDAVVRLPGRRFPGVLVQGDSLHILRSDVAELVEACDRGDLTDARDTAGLLLTGLDALLERYATALEEHGIPRPY from the coding sequence ATGGAACGCATCGAAGCAGAGCTGTTCACCACCGGCGGCAACGACGCCGTCGTCCGCCTGCCCGGCCGCCGCTTCCCCGGAGTTCTGGTGCAGGGCGACTCCCTGCACATCCTCCGCAGCGACGTGGCCGAGCTGGTGGAGGCATGCGACCGCGGGGACCTGACCGACGCCCGCGACACCGCCGGCCTTCTCCTGACAGGCCTCGACGCCCTGCTGGAGCGCTACGCGACCGCGCTGGAGGAGCACGGAATCCCACGACCGTACTGA
- a CDS encoding RrF2 family transcriptional regulator — MRLLRSTDLALRVLMRLAVTDEAPAATPSTPVIPTTREVAAAMEVPYTHAAKVVAELQHLGLLEARRGRGGGLTLTERGRTASVGALVRTFEGDGDVVDCQGATPCPLNSACRLRGALRRAQEAFFESLDPITVADIVREPTGPLLLGITARPE; from the coding sequence ATGCGGCTGCTGCGATCCACCGACCTGGCCCTGCGCGTCCTCATGCGGCTCGCGGTGACGGACGAGGCCCCGGCGGCCACCCCCTCGACCCCTGTGATCCCCACGACACGCGAGGTCGCGGCCGCGATGGAGGTCCCCTACACCCACGCGGCCAAGGTCGTGGCCGAGCTTCAGCACCTGGGCCTGCTGGAGGCCCGCCGGGGGAGGGGCGGCGGGCTGACCCTGACGGAGCGGGGCCGTACGGCGTCGGTGGGCGCACTGGTGCGCACCTTCGAGGGCGACGGCGACGTCGTCGACTGCCAGGGCGCCACCCCCTGCCCCCTGAACTCGGCCTGCCGACTCCGCGGCGCCCTGCGTCGCGCGCAGGAGGCGTTCTTCGAGTCCCTGGACCCGATCACGGTCGCGGACATCGTGCGGGAGCCGACGGGGCCGTTGCTGCTGGGGATCACGGCGCGGCCGGAGTGA
- a CDS encoding DUF3105 domain-containing protein, with product MGSADKTSSVTRKARIEEMRRAEQARERRNRVLAIGGSAVAVVALVAGGVFVVKSQSGDDSSAADSKSSGHFVTGSDGVRTWKGTLGRTHVAKTVKYATEPPVGGDHNQVWMNCNGDVYTKALNNMNAVHSLEHGAVWVTYNSKAGKADVAALAAKVKKTPYTLMSPDDDQADPIMLTAWGHQRTVTSASDANVDKFFAKFVQGSQTPEPGAACTGGLPQ from the coding sequence ATGGGTTCCGCCGACAAGACCAGCAGCGTGACGCGCAAGGCGCGTATAGAGGAGATGCGGCGGGCCGAGCAGGCCCGTGAGCGGCGTAACCGGGTTCTCGCGATCGGGGGCAGTGCCGTCGCCGTCGTCGCGCTCGTCGCCGGTGGTGTGTTCGTCGTGAAGTCGCAGTCCGGCGACGACTCCTCCGCCGCCGACTCCAAGTCCTCGGGGCACTTCGTCACCGGTTCGGACGGGGTCAGGACGTGGAAGGGCACCCTCGGCCGTACGCACGTCGCCAAGACCGTGAAGTACGCGACCGAGCCCCCCGTCGGCGGTGACCACAACCAGGTCTGGATGAACTGCAACGGCGACGTCTACACCAAGGCGCTCAACAACATGAACGCCGTCCACTCGCTGGAGCACGGCGCGGTCTGGGTGACGTACAACAGCAAGGCGGGCAAGGCCGACGTCGCCGCGCTCGCCGCCAAGGTCAAGAAGACGCCGTACACGCTCATGAGCCCGGACGACGACCAGGCCGACCCGATCATGCTCACCGCGTGGGGACACCAGCGCACGGTGACGAGTGCGAGCGACGCGAACGTGGACAAGTTCTTCGCGAAGTTCGTGCAGGGCTCGCAGACGCCCGAGCCGGGCGCGGCCTGCACGGGTGGTCTGCCGCAGTGA